A region from the Mesorhizobium sp. J8 genome encodes:
- a CDS encoding type I secretion system permease/ATPase — protein sequence MNNALRLALSRCRGGFAAVAGFSFVINLLVLSTSIYMLQVYDRVLAGRSVETLVYLTLITTAALAAMGALEFFRSRLLVQLGTWIDRVLSPQVLGRGLENALRGSSYRTEALRDLATLRGYLGGGGIMALFDAPWMPLYLAFIFLLHPLLGLLAMGGAIILFGLALANNALTANTLKQANAASARAYQAADAGFRNAEVIDGMGMGGVLARRWDAANASVLALQTTASDWAGLINAFTKPFRMFLQVAVLGLGAWLSLRHEVSPGAMIAASIIMSRALAPVEQAIATWKQTTAAREAWRRLDRLFEAPSLRPPGMELPRPQGRLSVDAVVYTPAGAREPVLRNLSFVVPPGQVLAVIGPSAAGKSTLARLIVGMLSPQQGRVRLDGVDVFAWNRADFGSHVGYLPQDVELFPGTVRENIARMEQGDPAEVVAAARMAGVHEMILKLPNGYDTEIGEQGSVLSGGQRQRIGLARALYRRPALVVLDEPNSNLDAIGEEALNQGIAAMKEAGSTVVIVAHRPSLMVNVDCVLVLNEGQAQMFGPRDVVLAQLRRPEQQSAPPQVRVVSSERTGS from the coding sequence ATGAACAACGCCCTGCGTCTCGCCCTCTCTCGCTGCCGCGGCGGTTTCGCCGCGGTGGCGGGGTTCAGCTTCGTCATCAACCTGCTCGTGCTATCGACCTCGATCTACATGCTGCAGGTCTATGACCGTGTGCTGGCGGGACGCAGCGTGGAGACGCTCGTCTATCTGACGCTGATCACGACGGCGGCGCTCGCCGCCATGGGCGCGCTCGAATTCTTCCGCTCGCGGCTGCTGGTGCAGCTCGGCACCTGGATCGACCGCGTGCTGTCGCCGCAGGTGCTGGGCCGCGGGCTCGAGAACGCGCTGCGCGGCTCCTCCTACCGCACCGAGGCGCTGCGCGATCTCGCCACGCTGCGCGGCTATCTTGGCGGCGGCGGCATCATGGCGCTGTTCGACGCGCCATGGATGCCGCTCTACCTTGCCTTCATCTTCCTGTTGCATCCCCTGCTCGGACTCCTGGCGATGGGCGGCGCGATCATCCTGTTCGGCCTCGCCCTTGCCAACAACGCGCTGACGGCCAACACCCTCAAACAGGCTAATGCCGCTTCCGCGCGCGCCTATCAGGCGGCGGATGCCGGTTTCCGCAATGCCGAGGTCATCGACGGGATGGGCATGGGCGGCGTGCTCGCCCGGCGGTGGGATGCGGCCAATGCGTCGGTGCTCGCGCTGCAGACGACCGCCAGCGACTGGGCCGGCCTGATCAATGCCTTCACCAAGCCGTTCCGCATGTTCCTGCAGGTCGCGGTGCTGGGGCTCGGCGCCTGGTTGTCGCTGCGCCACGAAGTCTCGCCCGGCGCCATGATCGCGGCCTCGATCATCATGTCGCGCGCGCTCGCCCCTGTCGAGCAGGCTATCGCAACCTGGAAACAGACGACCGCCGCGCGCGAGGCCTGGCGTCGGCTGGACCGGCTGTTCGAGGCTCCGTCGCTGCGCCCGCCGGGGATGGAATTGCCGCGCCCCCAGGGACGGCTCTCAGTCGACGCAGTCGTCTATACGCCTGCTGGCGCCAGGGAGCCCGTGCTGAGGAACCTCTCTTTCGTTGTGCCGCCAGGCCAGGTGCTTGCGGTGATCGGGCCGTCGGCCGCGGGCAAGTCGACGCTTGCCCGCCTGATCGTCGGCATGCTTTCGCCACAGCAGGGACGGGTGCGGCTCGACGGCGTCGACGTGTTTGCCTGGAATCGCGCCGATTTCGGCTCCCATGTTGGCTATCTCCCCCAGGACGTCGAACTCTTTCCCGGCACCGTCCGCGAGAACATTGCCCGCATGGAGCAAGGCGACCCGGCCGAGGTCGTGGCCGCCGCGCGGATGGCCGGCGTGCACGAGATGATCCTCAAGCTGCCGAATGGCTACGATACCGAGATCGGCGAACAGGGATCGGTGCTTTCCGGCGGGCAGCGCCAGCGCATCGGTCTCGCCAGGGCGCTCTATCGCCGTCCGGCACTGGTCGTGCTGGATGAGCCGAACTCCAATCTCGATGCCATCGGAGAGGAAGCGCTGAACCAGGGGATTGCCGCCATGAAGGAGGCCGGCTCGACGGTGGTGATCGTCGCTCACCGCCCGTCGCTGATGGTGAACGTCGATTGCGTCCTGGTGCTCAATGAAGGCCAGGCGCAGATGTTCGGCCCGCGCGACGTCGTGCTGGCGCAACTGCGCCGCCCCGAGCAGCAGTCCGCCCCGCCGCAGGTTCGGGTCGTGAGCTCCGAAAGGACCGGGTCGTGA
- a CDS encoding beta strand repeat-containing protein, producing the protein MSVGDIKVFTINQNGFVLSVQAVDVGGGKTEFVITSLQGKGDLNAIWWSDGDSTVDGNITLAKSDNSLNMNGTGIVWDGYDYLSSAGLGKLGESKSTFISQGETLTYTGSVSLTDISTLGIRATSVNGGDSIKGVDTSADHTYTLPTVSIGDSSVTEGGNAQFTISLSNAYAYDIKVSYGTGDGTAAAGSDYTGTSGYVIIPAGQTTATVTVQTIDDYYKEANETFNVTLSGATTNVLGTNVNVGITDGNGVGTITDDKDTTTITLSAPAAVDEGGSITVTATVDHPPQGDLVIALSNGETITIANGQTSGHVTFAAPADDVYNDGSTLTLGINGTSGGNYEQLDTSHTATVTVHDTTTDATVDLSASTVTEGAAANYVFTATLSNASQGVTTVHTDQGDITIADGQTTGTLTIASGNGEDVYVDASHLTATIVSTSGGNFEHLVVGTGTATANVTDTTTDATVDLSASTVTEGAAANYVFTATLSNASQGVTTVHTDQGDITIADGQTTGTLTIASGNGEDAYVDASHLTATIVSTSGGNFEHLVVGTGTATANVTDTTTDATVDLSASTVTEGAAANYVFTATLSNASQGVTTVHTDQGDITIADGQTTGTLTIASGNGEDVYVDASHLTATIVSTSGGNFEHLVVGTGTATANVTDTIDTTAITLDDVSVNEGAGTATITAHVANAVTGSDLVISLDNGASVTVAVGATSGVSTAFAVADNNVYGDSINYQVGVSGTSGGNFEALDTSDKATVTVHDNDSPPSFSINDVTVSEADGTVTFTVTKTGVTALPATVDYQVAPGTAVAGGDYTAGPDALSATLSFTAGETSKTITLTIVNDAVFEQTEQFYVNLSNPTNATISDSQGVGTITDNDPGDLGGPTGIDFMPTQTGNNALLGHFIQLGDPDATDTFTFSYSATSNNALPASNVTVDSGGNLTANQSNGAVIGDYNVHVTVTDQANNTTSADFHVLVGANANTSDTLSGGSGSDIAAGYNGSDTLSGGAGRDYLLGGQQDDILSGGGGNDVLLGGGGNDQFRMIAPSSNGTDTILDFAVAGHTIGLQQGASSWNAANTIATAAGAGLSASDYQNRNAITNIAVGDTNKVVEIQTAQTNAQIVNGTAGAANAYVAVFNSDTGKGELWYDNNWSDTTGRVHVATLDDVTSLTQLLGLDNSKFIEWT; encoded by the coding sequence ATGTCTGTCGGTGACATCAAAGTCTTTACTATCAATCAGAACGGCTTCGTGCTGTCGGTCCAGGCCGTGGACGTGGGCGGTGGTAAAACGGAGTTCGTCATTACTTCACTGCAGGGCAAGGGAGACCTCAACGCGATCTGGTGGTCCGATGGCGATTCCACGGTCGACGGTAATATTACCCTCGCGAAGTCGGACAACTCGCTCAACATGAACGGCACCGGAATCGTGTGGGATGGCTATGACTACCTTTCCAGCGCGGGCCTCGGAAAGCTCGGGGAGAGCAAGTCCACATTCATCAGCCAAGGTGAGACGCTGACTTATACAGGCAGCGTGAGTTTGACCGACATCAGCACCCTTGGGATCCGCGCGACGAGCGTGAACGGCGGTGACAGCATCAAGGGCGTCGACACCAGCGCGGACCACACCTACACGCTGCCCACCGTTTCGATCGGCGATAGCTCCGTCACGGAGGGCGGCAATGCCCAGTTCACCATCAGCCTGAGCAATGCCTATGCTTATGACATCAAGGTCTCCTATGGCACGGGCGATGGCACGGCAGCGGCCGGTTCCGACTATACGGGTACCAGCGGGTATGTGATCATTCCGGCTGGTCAGACCACGGCCACGGTGACCGTGCAGACGATCGATGACTACTACAAAGAGGCAAACGAGACTTTCAATGTTACGCTCAGCGGCGCGACAACAAATGTTCTCGGGACCAACGTTAACGTAGGCATCACCGACGGTAACGGCGTCGGCACAATCACCGATGACAAGGATACCACCACCATTACGCTCAGCGCTCCGGCGGCGGTGGACGAGGGCGGTTCGATCACCGTCACGGCGACTGTCGACCATCCGCCGCAAGGCGACCTCGTCATCGCGCTGTCGAACGGCGAGACCATCACCATTGCCAACGGCCAGACCAGCGGCCATGTGACCTTCGCTGCGCCGGCCGATGACGTCTACAATGATGGCAGCACGCTGACCCTTGGCATCAACGGCACGAGTGGCGGCAACTACGAGCAACTCGACACCAGTCACACCGCGACGGTGACGGTCCACGACACCACGACCGACGCGACGGTCGACCTCAGCGCCTCGACGGTCACCGAGGGGGCGGCTGCCAACTATGTGTTCACGGCGACGTTGAGCAATGCCTCGCAGGGCGTCACCACGGTCCACACCGACCAGGGCGACATCACCATTGCCGACGGCCAGACCACCGGCACGCTGACGATTGCGTCAGGCAATGGCGAGGACGTCTATGTCGATGCCTCCCACCTGACGGCCACCATCGTCAGCACCTCGGGCGGCAACTTCGAGCACCTGGTGGTCGGCACCGGCACGGCGACGGCCAACGTCACCGACACCACGACCGACGCGACGGTCGACCTCAGCGCCTCGACGGTCACCGAGGGGGCGGCTGCCAACTATGTGTTCACGGCGACGTTGAGCAATGCCTCGCAGGGCGTCACCACGGTCCACACCGACCAGGGCGACATCACCATTGCCGACGGCCAGACCACCGGCACGCTGACGATTGCGTCGGGCAATGGCGAGGACGCCTATGTCGATGCCTCCCACCTGACGGCCACCATCGTCAGCACCTCGGGCGGCAACTTCGAGCACCTGGTGGTCGGCACCGGCACGGCGACGGCCAACGTCACCGACACCACGACCGACGCGACGGTCGACCTCAGCGCCTCGACGGTCACCGAGGGGGCGGCTGCCAACTATGTGTTCACGGCGACGTTGAGCAATGCCTCGCAGGGCGTCACCACGGTCCACACCGACCAGGGCGACATCACCATTGCCGACGGCCAGACCACCGGCACGCTGACGATTGCGTCAGGCAATGGCGAGGACGTCTATGTCGATGCCTCCCACCTGACGGCCACCATCGTCAGCACCTCGGGCGGCAACTTCGAGCACCTGGTGGTCGGCACCGGCACGGCGACGGCCAACGTCACCGACACCATCGACACCACGGCAATCACGCTGGACGACGTCAGCGTCAACGAGGGCGCCGGCACGGCGACGATCACCGCCCATGTGGCCAATGCCGTCACCGGCTCGGATTTGGTGATCAGCCTCGACAATGGCGCCAGCGTCACCGTCGCGGTCGGCGCTACCAGCGGTGTCTCCACCGCCTTTGCGGTCGCCGACAACAATGTCTATGGTGACAGCATCAACTACCAGGTCGGCGTCAGCGGCACCAGCGGCGGCAACTTCGAGGCGCTCGACACCAGCGACAAGGCGACGGTGACGGTCCACGACAACGACTCGCCGCCTAGCTTCTCGATCAACGACGTCACGGTCAGCGAGGCGGACGGCACCGTCACCTTCACGGTCACCAAGACGGGCGTGACAGCTCTCCCGGCCACAGTGGACTATCAGGTCGCGCCTGGCACTGCAGTGGCCGGCGGCGACTACACCGCCGGACCCGACGCGCTGAGCGCCACGCTCAGCTTCACGGCCGGCGAAACGAGCAAGACCATCACTCTGACGATCGTCAACGATGCGGTGTTCGAGCAGACGGAGCAGTTCTACGTCAACCTCAGCAACCCAACCAATGCGACGATTTCCGACAGCCAGGGGGTGGGTACGATCACCGACAACGACCCAGGCGACCTCGGCGGGCCGACTGGCATCGATTTCATGCCGACGCAGACCGGCAACAATGCGCTTCTGGGTCATTTCATCCAACTGGGTGATCCGGACGCAACGGACACCTTCACCTTCAGCTATTCGGCCACCTCCAACAACGCTCTTCCGGCGTCGAATGTCACGGTCGACTCGGGTGGCAATCTGACGGCCAATCAATCGAACGGGGCCGTCATCGGCGACTACAATGTCCACGTGACTGTCACCGATCAGGCGAACAACACAACCAGCGCGGATTTTCACGTGCTTGTCGGGGCTAACGCAAACACCAGCGATACTCTCTCCGGCGGAAGCGGCAGCGATATCGCTGCCGGCTACAATGGCAGCGACACGCTGTCCGGCGGCGCCGGACGCGACTATCTGCTCGGCGGTCAACAGGACGACATTCTGAGCGGCGGGGGCGGCAACGATGTGCTCTTGGGCGGCGGCGGAAATGATCAATTCCGGATGATCGCTCCGAGCTCGAACGGCACCGACACCATTCTGGACTTCGCTGTCGCGGGCCACACGATTGGTCTGCAGCAGGGGGCGAGCAGCTGGAACGCGGCCAATACCATCGCGACTGCTGCCGGTGCCGGGCTCAGCGCCTCCGACTATCAGAACCGCAACGCCATCACCAACATCGCGGTTGGCGACACCAACAAGGTGGTGGAAATCCAGACAGCCCAGACCAACGCGCAGATCGTCAACGGCACAGCGGGTGCGGCCAATGCCTATGTCGCCGTCTTCAACAGCGACACCGGCAAGGGCGAACTCTGGTACGACAACAATTGGAGCGATACGACGGGCCGCGTCCACGTGGCGACGCTGGACGACGTGACGAGCTTGACGCAGCTGCTTGGGCTGGACAACAGCAAGTTCATCGAGTGGACTTGA
- a CDS encoding ATP-binding protein, with translation MTVAIEMGQTTAGAPVALDLEELLATRLLVQGNSGSGKSHLLRRLLEQSAPWVQQTIIDPEGDFVSLGERFGHLVIDAEEHTERGLQAAGERARIHRVSTVLNLEGLDAENQMRRAAAFLGGLFEVARDHWYPMLVVVDEAQLFAPAAAGEVSDEARKLSLGAMTNLMCRGRKRGLAGIIATQRLAKLAKNVAAEASNFLMGRTFLDIDMARAADLLGMERRQAEAFRDLERGHFMALGPALSRRPLSVRIGQTETSPRNGTPRLMPLPEAALEDARSIILAAPPPETVRPQRRPSPDLLDQLMAAKVAPLDIRPEPAEPQPSAEDLAERRERMDRILRAILAEPDAGFRVIGVLYQEFVVRCRIEGLASVVPDLSEFRRMLTRARAGVGSDMAEDDAWRDVAVRASLLPEDMQGVFMMIARAAKEGWPCPSDAAIARAYGSHSLRRARRLLDYIEEQGLIVCQVDGVGRRTVTLVELAWATAPGDPNAAEQDSLAG, from the coding sequence ATGACCGTTGCAATCGAGATGGGGCAGACCACGGCAGGCGCGCCGGTGGCCCTCGACCTTGAGGAATTGCTGGCAACCCGCCTGCTGGTGCAGGGCAATTCGGGCTCCGGCAAGTCGCATCTCTTGCGCCGGCTGCTCGAACAGAGCGCACCCTGGGTGCAGCAGACCATCATCGATCCCGAAGGCGACTTCGTGTCGCTGGGCGAACGCTTTGGGCATCTGGTGATCGACGCGGAGGAGCATACCGAGCGTGGCCTGCAGGCGGCCGGCGAGCGGGCGCGCATCCATCGCGTCTCGACGGTGCTCAATCTCGAAGGGCTCGATGCCGAAAACCAGATGCGGCGCGCCGCCGCCTTCCTCGGCGGGCTGTTCGAGGTCGCGCGCGACCATTGGTATCCGATGCTGGTGGTGGTCGACGAGGCGCAGCTCTTCGCGCCCGCCGCCGCCGGCGAAGTCTCCGACGAGGCGCGCAAGCTCTCGCTGGGTGCCATGACCAATCTGATGTGCCGCGGCCGCAAGCGCGGGCTTGCCGGCATCATCGCCACGCAGCGGCTGGCGAAGCTTGCCAAGAACGTCGCGGCGGAAGCCTCCAACTTCCTGATGGGCCGCACCTTCCTTGACATCGACATGGCGCGCGCGGCCGATCTGCTCGGCATGGAGCGGCGCCAGGCCGAAGCTTTCCGCGACCTGGAGCGCGGCCATTTCATGGCGCTTGGGCCCGCCTTGTCGCGCCGCCCGCTCAGCGTGCGCATCGGCCAGACCGAGACCAGCCCGCGCAACGGCACGCCGCGTCTGATGCCGCTGCCGGAAGCAGCGCTCGAGGATGCGCGCTCGATCATTCTCGCCGCGCCGCCGCCGGAGACGGTCAGGCCGCAGCGCCGGCCTTCGCCGGACCTGCTCGACCAACTTATGGCGGCCAAGGTCGCGCCGCTGGACATCCGCCCCGAGCCGGCGGAGCCGCAGCCGAGCGCCGAGGATCTCGCCGAGCGGCGCGAACGGATGGACCGCATCCTGCGCGCCATCCTGGCCGAGCCCGATGCGGGCTTCCGCGTCATCGGCGTGCTCTACCAGGAGTTCGTGGTCCGCTGCCGTATCGAAGGGCTTGCCTCGGTGGTGCCCGACCTTTCGGAATTCCGCCGCATGCTGACGCGGGCGCGTGCCGGCGTCGGCTCCGACATGGCCGAGGATGATGCGTGGCGGGACGTTGCGGTGCGGGCTTCGCTGCTGCCGGAGGACATGCAGGGCGTGTTCATGATGATCGCCCGCGCCGCCAAGGAGGGCTGGCCATGCCCGAGCGACGCGGCGATCGCCCGTGCCTACGGCTCGCATTCGCTGCGCCGCGCGCGCCGTCTGCTCGATTATATCGAGGAGCAGGGGCTCATCGTCTGCCAGGTCGACGGTGTTGGACGGCGTACCGTGACGCTGGTCGAACTCGCCTGGGCGACGGCGCCGGGCGACCCCAATGCCGCCGAGCAGGACAGCTTGGCCGGCTGA
- a CDS encoding RidA family protein: protein MPKQCFGKSHVPLSPAVRAGDFVYVSGQVPVGSDGLVVKGGIAEQTEQVLQNVKAALALAGCTMDDVVKTTVWLEDARDFGTFNTVYAKHFPKDPPARTTVESRLMIDIKIEVEAVAYRPV, encoded by the coding sequence TTGCCCAAGCAGTGCTTTGGAAAATCCCACGTTCCGCTCTCGCCCGCCGTGCGCGCCGGCGATTTCGTCTATGTCTCCGGCCAGGTGCCGGTGGGCAGTGACGGGCTGGTGGTGAAGGGCGGCATCGCCGAGCAGACGGAGCAGGTGCTGCAGAACGTCAAGGCGGCGCTGGCGCTAGCCGGCTGCACCATGGACGATGTGGTGAAGACCACCGTCTGGCTGGAGGATGCGCGCGATTTCGGCACATTCAACACCGTCTACGCAAAGCATTTCCCCAAGGATCCGCCGGCGCGCACCACCGTCGAGTCGCGCCTGATGATCGACATCAAGATCGAGGTCGAGGCCGTCGCCTACCGGCCGGTCTGA
- a CDS encoding amidohydrolase/deacetylase family metallohydrolase, whose protein sequence is MQFDLLIKGGRVIDPASGLDAQRDIAIADGRVAAIDAAIDAEHATQVVDARDCIVTPGLVDLHSHVYWGGTSLGVDADRLAAKSGTTTFIDAGSAGAGNFLGFRRHVIERSKVRILAYVNISFAGIFGFAKTVSVGECSDLRLCEPRETVAAVREHADVVVGVKVRSGKHAGGTSGIAPVDLALEAADKVGLPLMAHIDEPPPGRSEVLPRLRRGDILTHCFRPFPNAPVFASGAVRPDMRLARERGVIFDIGHGMGSFDFEVAKAMLAEGLVPDVISSDVHLYCVDGPAFDILVCMSKLMALGMPLPEVLRAATVDPARAIARPELGVLKVGGIGDVAVLKQQPGRFTFVDAVGASLVADQRLVSNGIAIAGKWWPNDAPDHNETERFEAHAGHTHVDVAARHFGK, encoded by the coding sequence ATGCAGTTCGATCTCCTGATCAAGGGCGGGCGTGTCATCGATCCCGCATCGGGCCTCGACGCGCAGCGCGACATCGCCATCGCCGATGGCCGCGTTGCCGCGATCGATGCCGCCATCGATGCCGAACATGCCACGCAGGTGGTCGATGCCAGGGATTGCATCGTCACGCCTGGCCTCGTCGACCTGCACAGCCACGTCTATTGGGGCGGCACTTCGCTCGGCGTCGATGCCGACCGGCTCGCCGCAAAGAGCGGCACCACCACCTTCATCGACGCGGGAAGCGCCGGCGCCGGGAATTTCCTGGGCTTCCGCCGCCACGTCATCGAGCGCTCGAAGGTCCGCATCCTCGCTTACGTCAACATCTCCTTTGCCGGCATATTCGGCTTCGCCAAGACCGTGTCCGTCGGCGAATGCAGCGACCTCAGGCTCTGCGAGCCGCGCGAGACGGTTGCCGCGGTGCGCGAGCATGCCGATGTCGTCGTCGGCGTGAAAGTCCGCTCCGGCAAGCATGCTGGGGGTACCAGCGGCATCGCGCCGGTTGACCTCGCGCTCGAAGCCGCCGACAAGGTCGGCCTGCCGCTGATGGCGCATATCGACGAACCGCCGCCGGGCCGTTCGGAAGTGCTGCCCAGGCTGCGCCGCGGCGATATCCTCACCCACTGCTTCCGGCCGTTCCCCAACGCGCCGGTCTTCGCGTCGGGCGCGGTGCGGCCGGACATGCGGCTGGCGCGCGAGCGCGGCGTCATCTTCGACATCGGCCACGGCATGGGTTCCTTCGACTTCGAGGTGGCGAAGGCGATGCTCGCCGAAGGCCTGGTGCCCGACGTCATCTCGAGCGACGTGCATCTCTACTGCGTCGACGGCCCGGCCTTCGACATTCTCGTCTGCATGTCGAAGCTCATGGCGCTCGGCATGCCGCTGCCCGAGGTGCTGCGCGCGGCAACGGTTGATCCCGCGCGGGCGATTGCCCGTCCCGAGCTCGGTGTGCTGAAGGTCGGCGGCATCGGCGACGTCGCGGTGCTGAAGCAGCAACCTGGCCGCTTCACCTTTGTCGACGCCGTCGGGGCATCATTGGTCGCGGATCAGCGCCTGGTCTCCAACGGCATCGCCATCGCCGGCAAATGGTGGCCGAACGACGCGCCTGACCACAATGAGACCGAGCGCTTCGAGGCGCATGCGGGTCATACGCATGTGGATGTGGCGGCCAGGCATTTTGGGAAGTGA
- a CDS encoding NAD(P)/FAD-dependent oxidoreductase, with product MLDIAPSQQAATWLGSFGRALEAGDIGAATNLFVEDCYWRDLLTFTWNIKTMEGQAAIRDMLKATLHAVQPSHWHLSGEASVDDGVIEAWFTFETAVARGEGILRLKDGRCRTLFTAMSELKGFEEKKGPARPLGIRHKADPKRETWAEARAREARDLGAHEQPYCLVIGGGQGGIMLGARLRQLGVPTLVIEKNARAGDSWRNRYRSLVLHDPVWYDHLPYIPFPENWPVFTPKDKMGDWLEMYTRVMELNYWVATKCISAAYDEAEKVWTVVVDRVGQRITLKPKHIVFATGAYGPPRQIELPGAESFKGELLHSSQYSTGEKFRGKRVAVIGAASSGHDVSVDLWEAGAKVTMIQRSPTTVVKSDTLMDVGFEIFSENALARGITTDKADMIVASTPFALVPKGQRALYDVIRARDADFYKRLSASGFAIDFGEDETGLLMKAYRTGSGYYIDVGACELILNGEIKVKSGVGIKSLTPNGILFEDGSELTVDAIVCCTGYQSMNETVAAIVSRGVADKVGPCWGLGSGVKGDPGPWQGELRNMWKPTAQEALWFHGGNLALSRFYSKYVALQLKARMEGIATPVYGEPSNARR from the coding sequence ATGCTCGACATCGCACCATCGCAACAGGCGGCAACCTGGCTCGGTTCATTCGGCCGGGCGCTCGAGGCCGGCGATATCGGGGCGGCGACGAACCTCTTCGTCGAGGATTGCTATTGGCGCGATCTTTTGACCTTCACTTGGAACATCAAGACCATGGAGGGTCAGGCCGCGATCCGCGACATGCTGAAGGCCACGCTCCACGCGGTTCAGCCGTCGCATTGGCACCTGTCGGGCGAGGCGAGCGTGGACGACGGCGTCATCGAAGCCTGGTTCACCTTCGAGACGGCGGTCGCGCGCGGCGAGGGCATCCTGCGGCTCAAGGACGGCCGCTGTCGTACGCTGTTCACGGCGATGAGCGAGCTGAAGGGGTTTGAGGAGAAAAAAGGCCCGGCTCGGCCGCTCGGCATCCGCCACAAGGCCGACCCCAAGCGAGAGACCTGGGCGGAAGCGCGGGCGCGGGAGGCGCGCGATCTCGGCGCGCATGAGCAGCCCTATTGCCTGGTGATCGGCGGCGGGCAAGGAGGCATCATGCTCGGCGCCCGGTTGCGGCAGCTCGGCGTGCCAACCCTCGTCATCGAGAAGAACGCGCGCGCCGGCGATTCCTGGCGCAACCGCTACCGCTCGCTCGTGCTCCACGATCCGGTCTGGTACGACCATCTGCCTTATATTCCGTTCCCGGAAAACTGGCCGGTCTTCACGCCCAAGGACAAGATGGGCGACTGGCTGGAAATGTATACCCGCGTCATGGAGCTGAATTATTGGGTCGCCACCAAATGCATCAGCGCCGCCTATGACGAGGCCGAAAAGGTCTGGACCGTGGTGGTCGACCGCGTCGGCCAGCGCATTACGCTGAAGCCGAAGCACATCGTCTTCGCCACCGGCGCCTACGGGCCGCCGCGGCAGATCGAATTGCCGGGCGCCGAGAGCTTCAAGGGCGAGCTCCTGCATTCCAGCCAGTATTCCACGGGCGAGAAGTTCCGCGGCAAGCGTGTCGCGGTGATCGGCGCGGCAAGTTCGGGCCACGATGTCAGCGTCGACCTCTGGGAAGCGGGCGCCAAGGTCACCATGATCCAGCGTTCGCCGACGACCGTGGTGAAATCCGACACGCTGATGGATGTCGGCTTCGAAATCTTCTCGGAGAATGCGCTGGCGCGCGGCATCACCACCGACAAGGCCGACATGATCGTGGCCTCGACGCCGTTCGCCCTGGTACCAAAGGGCCAGCGGGCGCTCTACGATGTGATCCGGGCGCGCGACGCGGATTTCTACAAGCGTCTCAGCGCCAGCGGCTTCGCCATCGATTTCGGCGAGGACGAAACAGGATTGTTGATGAAGGCCTATCGCACCGGCTCGGGCTATTACATCGACGTCGGCGCCTGCGAGCTGATCCTCAACGGCGAGATCAAGGTGAAAAGCGGCGTCGGCATCAAGTCGCTGACGCCGAACGGCATCCTGTTCGAGGACGGCAGCGAGCTTACCGTCGACGCGATCGTCTGCTGCACCGGCTACCAGTCGATGAACGAGACGGTTGCGGCAATCGTCTCGCGCGGGGTCGCCGACAAGGTCGGCCCGTGCTGGGGCCTTGGCTCCGGCGTGAAGGGCGATCCCGGTCCGTGGCAGGGCGAGCTGCGCAACATGTGGAAACCGACGGCGCAGGAAGCGCTGTGGTTCCACGGCGGCAATCTGGCGCTGTCGCGCTTCTACTCGAAATATGTGGCGCTGCAGCTCAAGGCGCGCATGGAGGGGATTGCGACACCGGTTTATGGCGAGCCGAGCAATGCGAGGCGGTAA